GGAAAAATCTTTTCCTTGAAGATGATAGCACACTCCACGGGTTGGATTTAAAGCAACTATCTGCCTAAGCAAGGTACTCTTTCCGCAACCTGAAGGCCCTTCAAGTAAGGACAGGGTACTCTCCTCAAGCGATATCTCTACATTTTCGTAAAGGACACGGCCTTCTTTATTTGTGGCCGAAAACGGACCGCAGTAGAGGAAAACTGTCATATTTATACTTTAAGGGTGAAGTTATTTAGGGTGTCCAGAACATGCCGCAACAGTAGAAGATGCGGGACAAACGCTCAGTATCAAGAAATAAGGTAGACAGGTAAAATTAGGTAAAAAGTTATACTTAATTTGTGCGATTTTTTGCAGTTTAAAGTTTGAGATTACTTTGTTTTAACGCTTTTCGCAATGATTTAGCGCTTATCCTGTCATTGCGAGGGCGCGAAGCTGCCCGTGGCAATCTCACCCGTTAGGTGAAAGTCGCTGGTTCAAAAACTACTTTTATTCCAATATGTTTAATGTAAAAATAAATTAAAAATCGCTTCATTTAAGTTATAATTTTTGACACTCAGGGCAAAAGTAACTGCTTCTGCCCTGTATTTTGATCCGTTTAATGGGTGTGCGACAGCGCATACATGAAAGTCCTTGTCGAGAGTAAACCAAACGATGGTCCTGGTAAAGTCCTTTGCTGCCGTCGGGATGGAGATAATCGCGCATGGAACTGCCCTTAAGGAGTATCCCGCGCTGTAAAGACTTGCGAATGGCCCAGGCAAGTTTATCTATCTGGGGTGAACTGAGAAGATTTGCCGGGGTTAAAGGATGGATGCGGGATAGCCAGAGAGCTTCATCGGTATAAATGTTGCCCAGTCCGGCCAGACATTGTTGATTAAGGAGCAGGGTCTTAATGGCTGCACGTCTTTTTTGCAATTGTACTTGTAAAAGAGAAGGGGTGATGTCCAGTGCGTCTGGTCCTAATTTTTGTAGAAATGGAACTTGGGCGAGTGTACTCTCATGAACAATTTGCCAGTAACCAAACTGGCGCACATCAGCATAGCGCAGCTCATGGTCAGAGTTGGCCAGGGAGACAATTAAATGTGTATGCCTGGGCAGAGGGGTATCTTTATGCTGCCACCAAAGTTGTCCGGTCATTCTAAGGTGGATGAGCCAGACATAAGGCGGAGTCCCAATGAGGATCAGCTTGCCTTTGCGGGAAATGCCTGTGATTGGACGTGGCAGAACCTTTGATAAGTTCTTTGGCG
This region of Desulfovulcanus ferrireducens genomic DNA includes:
- the mutM gene encoding bifunctional DNA-formamidopyrimidine glycosylase/DNA-(apurinic or apyrimidinic site) lyase, producing the protein MPELPEVETIVQALKSCLPGQIPVKITCFNKKILHAPKNLSKVLPRPITGISRKGKLILIGTPPYVWLIHLRMTGQLWWQHKDTPLPRHTHLIVSLANSDHELRYADVRQFGYWQIVHESTLAQVPFLQKLGPDALDITPSLLQVQLQKRRAAIKTLLLNQQCLAGLGNIYTDEALWLSRIHPLTPANLLSSPQIDKLAWAIRKSLQRGILLKGSSMRDYLHPDGSKGLYQDHRLVYSRQGLSCMRCRTPIKRIKIQGRSSYFCPECQKL